From one Paenibacillus sp. FSL K6-1330 genomic stretch:
- a CDS encoding alpha/beta hydrolase, giving the protein MKRKKGWVILGSILIAILAILTVIGFLFRDEGSLSGFITEDGQKEYAVAYDEAMNHLPEPVESIKVNTDFGVVQLYKFRESDTPYKTPLLLLPGKGSATPMWEANLSGFLEHRPVYTLDLIGEPGLSTETRRIETAADQAAWLGQVLDQLPESEIHLLGLSFGGWSAANVALKHPEKIQSLILLDPVYVFGPIPLKMILVSIPASVPMVPKPIREKMLSYISGGAEVDDSDPTAKLIETGMRTFKSKLPMPEAIKPERLAELTIPVLGILAGQSTMHHAEKSYQTGMDSLKDPNSEMVVFEDASHAINGEYPKELLETIEAFLAKIE; this is encoded by the coding sequence GTGAAACGAAAAAAAGGATGGGTGATCTTAGGTAGCATTCTCATTGCGATACTAGCTATACTGACGGTAATAGGCTTTCTATTCAGAGATGAGGGGTCGTTAAGCGGTTTTATTACAGAGGATGGGCAGAAGGAATATGCGGTGGCTTATGATGAGGCGATGAATCACTTACCAGAACCGGTTGAATCGATTAAGGTTAATACCGATTTTGGCGTGGTGCAGCTCTACAAGTTCCGGGAGAGCGATACACCGTATAAAACACCCTTGTTACTGCTTCCCGGAAAAGGATCTGCTACACCCATGTGGGAGGCCAATCTAAGCGGTTTTTTAGAACACCGGCCTGTATATACCCTTGATTTGATAGGAGAGCCGGGTTTAAGCACAGAAACCAGACGGATTGAAACTGCTGCGGACCAAGCAGCATGGTTAGGGCAAGTGCTGGATCAGCTGCCGGAATCAGAGATCCACCTGTTAGGGCTGTCGTTCGGCGGGTGGAGTGCGGCAAATGTGGCGCTCAAGCATCCTGAGAAGATTCAATCGCTCATATTGCTGGACCCTGTCTATGTGTTTGGCCCCATTCCACTGAAAATGATACTGGTATCCATTCCGGCGTCTGTGCCCATGGTGCCCAAACCGATCCGGGAGAAAATGCTCAGCTATATATCCGGCGGGGCTGAAGTTGATGACAGCGACCCGACCGCCAAATTAATCGAAACCGGTATGCGGACATTCAAGAGCAAGCTGCCCATGCCGGAAGCCATCAAGCCTGAACGATTAGCTGAGCTGACGATACCGGTGCTCGGTATTTTAGCTGGACAATCGACGATGCACCATGCTGAAAAGTCGTATCAAACGGGGATGGATTCCCTGAAAGACCCTAATAGCGAGATGGTCGTATTTGAAGATGCCTCGCATGCAATTAACGGGGAATACCCTAAAGAGTTACTGGAAACGATAGAAGCTTTTTTAGCAAAAATCGAGTAA
- a CDS encoding MerR family transcriptional regulator, with protein MGRKYSVKEISQLSGITPRTIQYYDNEGILKAERDELGHRVYYDKQLYVLEQIMFYRAIGFSLSKIKEQLIVGTGEQDIETILDYQESVLYSQKESIQAKLDGLHVAKEMMKEGYNVPWELLAHLMRSLNEVDMSAWKEYEFSEEDSRLFQKVFNSEQAALDFYNTFRKISLQAAAYKASNVPVESRLTRTLAQEWHRMVQRVTHGDEQIHAAFLAVDRNRDQWNAGERQLVMEAEQYLQDVLKRYPDRE; from the coding sequence ATGGGAAGAAAATATTCCGTAAAAGAAATCAGTCAATTGTCGGGAATAACTCCGCGAACCATTCAGTATTACGATAATGAAGGAATTCTTAAGGCGGAGCGAGATGAGCTGGGACATAGAGTATATTATGATAAGCAGCTGTATGTACTTGAACAGATTATGTTCTATAGAGCCATCGGTTTCTCTTTAAGCAAGATCAAAGAACAATTGATCGTGGGCACGGGGGAGCAGGATATCGAGACCATTTTAGATTATCAGGAGTCAGTCCTTTATTCACAGAAAGAGAGCATTCAAGCCAAGCTTGACGGATTGCATGTCGCAAAGGAAATGATGAAAGAAGGGTACAACGTACCCTGGGAGCTGTTAGCCCATCTCATGCGTTCGTTGAATGAGGTCGATATGTCGGCTTGGAAAGAATACGAATTTTCGGAGGAAGACTCGCGGCTATTTCAAAAAGTATTTAACTCTGAGCAGGCGGCATTGGATTTTTACAATACGTTCCGAAAAATATCGCTGCAAGCTGCAGCTTATAAGGCCTCAAACGTTCCCGTCGAGTCCCGTTTAACCAGGACCTTGGCCCAAGAATGGCATCGGATGGTTCAACGTGTGACACATGGCGATGAACAGATTCATGCTGCCTTCTTAGCGGTCGATAGAAATCGGGATCAATGGAACGCTGGAGAGCGTCAGCTTGTAATGGAAGCAGAACAATATTTGCAGGACGTCTTGAAGCGCTATCCTGATCGTGAATGA